The DNA region GACATTGGCCCAAAAGACATCGTCCCTATCACTTTCTACAGAAGACACAACGCTCCCATTGGTTACAGACTTAAACTACAAAGACGACAAAAAGCTTGTCGTCATTGACTTCGAGTACGCTGGACCGAATTTGCCTGCATACGATATCACCAATCATTTTTCTGAATGGATGGCCAACTACCACGCTATCGATAGCTACAAGCTCAGGGTTCACAGATATCCAACTCGAGAAGAAAGAATAAATTTTCTGAACACCTACGTCAATTATGTTCCGGGATCTTCAACTCCAAATCTTGTTCCTCAACCAGGTCAATCCAGATCATCTGCCACACCTGCATTTTTGACCCAACGATCATCTTCAGTGGTAAACCTGAAGGAAAGTGAGCTTCCAGCCCGCGTGGTCGAACTATACAATGAGACGATTATCTGGAGAGCCACCAACTCCATCTTCTGGGCCCTTTGGGGAGTCATCACTAAAGGCTCTATTTCCGGCGAGAAGCCAGTGCTATTGAAGGAAGCGTACGAGACGGGCCCAAATGGAGAAGTTTACCGCGTCACCATTGAGGAAGACATGGATTTGGACGATGAGGCAGctgttgaggaaattggtgacgacaacgacgatAACTTTGACTATCTCCACTACTCATTGGAAAAAGTCGGAATGGTTATGGGTGACCTTATCCAACTTGGACTGGTTGCCAAGGAGGAACTGGATCCAAGATTCCACTCGCAAATTAAATATCTGGATGCCGAAATACTGCATCTTTGAAGCGTATATAGATATTATACATGTGATTagtcgaaaaactcgtcgtcttGGGTGGTTTGTTTCTGATCGGCTGCAGTCTCTGCTTGTTCGGGCCTCCAATCAATGGTTTCCTTATTGATTATTTTAATTCCATCTTCTAAAGAGACCTCCAATTTCCCAGAGTCCAAAAGCTCACCAAATTTCTTGCGATACTCAGTTCTCTTGGCCTCCGTTTTTTGTATTCCTCTTAGCGCTTTTTCGGACAGCCCTGATGTATCTGTGTTTGCAGGATACAATGCAATgtatttttctgtttttggGAAATTCAGAACGTAGGCCAAATCAACTTCGCAATGTCTCACCACcttcttttgctttttAATCTCTTTCTTAATGGCTTTAGGGTCACCAtctttggcttccaattccttgagctctttgagaGCCTTTTTGTACCTACGGACTGCTTTCTTACGCTCAAAAAAGCGAACCTTGTGGTATCTCTGAGCAAGCTTTTTTGCTTTAAGGTTCGTTTGCACAGTAGCGAGTTCTGATTTCAGTGCTTCCAAAGCTCTTTCATTCTCAATTCGCACATTTGAGGCCAAGTTATCTCGTTTCAGAAGTCTTGTGATATCTCGAATTTTCTTCTTAATTTTCGAGCTACCTTGGCCAATCACGCCCGAAATGTCCACACCTGACGAGTGTGCTTTAGCCAtgatatatatatatttttttggtgcaaaaaaataaaatgaaTTAGAAAATTTTAGATTCcaagccgcacagccaaAATGTTTATTACAGCACTACGAACCGGAAGCAGATTGTTCAAGCTCTGTGAGTCTTGTCGacttcttcagcttgacTTTACCATCCTCGATATTAACCTCAAAACCAGCCTGTTCCAAAATGGCCTCGTTTTTCGGATCGATAGAAGTCCCCTTGGCTTCCAACTTCGCAACAAACTCCTGGTTGCGAGGGTTATCTAGCAGTAAATATTTAATGCACAAAATAGCTCGCTCTTTGATGAAGGGTTCGTGAGCGTCCAAGTTGCAGTTATTGAGTATCAATTCCAAACCATGAACATTGCGCATTAATTCCTGGTTTTCGAAGTTTTCATACACCAGCGCAGTGATTATCTCCACAATAATCAGTTTGACCTGAGGAAAGTGTTTCGCATGAGGCGGTGCCTGAtcgtctttgagctttttcttgaatGTGTTTCGTTCCActactttgaaaaaaggTATCAAATCTGATAGAAAGTGGTAGTGATTCAGCATTTGGCGCACCTCGTCGTATTGCGTAAGGCTCGAGAGACTGTCGAGCACTGATATGATCTGCGAGTGGAAACGGCTCAATCTGGCCTTCTCGTTCTCATCTAGttctttcttttcaagAAGCACACTAGCCTCTTGGGCCGCAAATTTAAAATAGTCCATAAGCCAAGCCACGATGTTCACCAACTTGAGTTTGTCCCAGCCATTCTCTTTGCTGGTGAGAATAATCTGAAATGCTCGGAGCAACTCCACAATTGTTTGCTCGTCGTTTCCAGACTTGGCTGCCTTTATAAGGAAAGGCCCCAGTCCTTCGTGTGAAACCATGTTCACATACATGCTAAGTGAGACaatttccagctgttcGAGCTGCTCTTCAGTAAACTTCTCATTGTTGCGAACAAACGGCATGAGCCTCAAAAGGCAGGTCCCCACGAGATTTACAATGGCCAGCGGATGGTcatgaaaaattttcgaAAGCAGCTCGTCATCGTTGAATAGGTTTctgaaataaataaacacacagagcagcaggttAGTTTCGACAATATTCAGTCGAGCAAACATATCCCAATAATTGGGCAGTGCTGCTAGAAATCCCAAAAGCGTATCAGCATTGTAGTCCGGAGTCacatttttcttgagctctgtgCTGATGTTGGTGATGTTGCTGAGATACTCAAAACAGGCTACCATTGCATTGTAGTAGACGTCAACAAATTCAGGGTAACCGCTCtcttcgagctctttgatCATATCCAGAAACGTCAAACACAATGGTATGATGTTGTTGCTGTGGTTGACATAGAGAGACTGTATCAGCAAATCCCCTGAAATGTCCTTATTTCTGAGCCCAATGCGGGAGTAAAAGTCTGCGCGCTCGGCATCGCTGTACAAAAGCAGGCTCCGCAGCCCGACAATCAGGTTTCTAGCAAGAAGAATTACACCCCTGATAAGTCTTGTGCGATAACAGATCAGCGGAGTTCTTGTCGTTTGCGGGTCCTTGCCGGTGTTTTCCATGTAGACCTGTATGGCTTCATTTATCTTAGTCCAGATCGAAAGCGAGTTGGACAGCATTTGTCTTTCTGTGGCATCGTTGGAGGTCAGAACCAGCAAGAACGAGAACTTGGATAAGCATTCCTTAATTTCGGGCTCTAATTCGGATAGTGGTTTGGGAGACTTTTGTAGTTCGATTATTTCCGACAAAGCGGCCAGACTCCTTTGTCGGGTCATCTTGGCTCTTGATGGTTATGGGGCTGTATTACCGGGCTCTGAAACTGGGAAAAAAACGGGAAGCTAAAGcaagctaaaaaaaaaaagaagaattCGCGGAGATATTCCTCAATTATAATGCCGAAATTATATATCTTCATCATCTGAGCCATCAAATCGTAGGgacagctctttttgctctCCAGGACCAAACCAGCCGTCGTCCTCTGAATCATGCATCTCATCCTGGTCCGATTCCTGGTCAGACTCCAAGTCAGACGTGCGCTCTGGAACTCCGCCGTCTTCATGTCCATCGATCTGCATGGCgggctttttcttgtctGAACTGAGATAAGAGTAGAATTGCTCTGATCTGATGCCGGCCTTGACCACGTCCTTGGCCACTCTGTTCAGGAATCTTTGAACCAAACGCATCGAGCTCGCAAACTGGTGTCTGTTCTTCGTGATATATTTTCCATGCACGCGTAAAATGGTAGCAATCCAAATGAGATTGAACTCAATGTGCTGGCTCTCCATCAAAATCGAACCAATGAACGAGATCAGCTTTTCCACATACACCAAGGGCAGGTCTCGCACAACGAGCGGAATGTCGCTGACCTTAATGGCTTCATAAACCTTGTGGATTAAATAAGTCTCGTTCAGTCTGAATGCCATCACCAGAGCAGTCATATATTCCCCGTCCTTTAACACGGCAAGTGTGGCTTCTGGGGTCACATCAACGTCCAAATCAAACGGATCAAACACCAAACTGTCGTCCACGCTGTAAATTAAAAGACCTTCGGTGGAGGCACAGGCAAACGCATTGGCCGTTGGAGAAAACTGCACGCTGGTGACCCGAATCTCAGGCCGCGACGCTCTTGCCGACGGATCTCCTCTATTGGACCCCGGCAGTGAGAAATCAGTCCGTCTTCTTTCCTCTAAATCGGACAGTTCTCCGTCATCGTCGATGAGCTCAAGTGGCCCACCGTCAGTCATGTTCTTCGAGTTCAAAAACTGCAATGTTCCGTTCAATTGCATATTCTGCGAGACAGTGAACCGCTTGAGAAGCACTTCATTGGGAAGATCATAAAGACATATTGAGTTATTGTTTCCGGCAGCCACCATAGACAGTCCGTCAAAACTGTAGGCAATAGTGGAGAAATATTTGCCTCTTGCTGAATTGGCAGCAACAAAACGGTCTTCCACGTACCGACCTGCTATTATATGATTCTTTCCGTCAATTTGTCTCACCTGCTTTCCCTGCTGCACGTCCCAGAACGTGATTTGTCCGTCAAGCGTCGAGGCAGCGACTTCCTTGGAATCTGGCCGCATGGCCAATGACAGACACT from Ogataea parapolymorpha DL-1 chromosome V, whole genome shotgun sequence includes:
- a CDS encoding Copper transport protein 86 — encoded protein: MTRQRSLAALSEIIELQKSPKPLSELEPEIKECLSKFSFLLVLTSNDATERQMLSNSLSIWTKINEAIQVYMENTGKDPQTTRTPLICYRTRLIRGVILLARNLIVGLRSLLLYSDAERADFYSRIGLRNKDISGDLLIQSLYVNHSNNIIPLCLTFLDMIKELEESGYPEFVDVYYNAMVACFEYLSNITNISTELKKNVTPDYNADTLLGFLAALPNYWDMFARLNIVETNLLLCVFIYFRNLFNDDELLSKIFHDHPLAIVNLVGTCLLRLMPFVRNNEKFTEEQLEQLEIVSLSMYVNMVSHEGLGPFLIKAAKSGNDEQTIVELLRAFQIILTSKENGWDKLKLVNIVAWLMDYFKFAAQEASVLLEKKELDENEKARLSRFHSQIISVLDSLSSLTQYDEVRQMLNHYHFLSDLIPFFKVVERNTFKKKLKDDQAPPHAKHFPQVKLIIVEIITALVYENFENQELMRNVHGLELILNNCNLDAHEPFIKERAILCIKYLLLDNPRNQEFVAKLEAKGTSIDPKNEAILEQAGFEVNIEDGKVKLKKSTRLTELEQSASGS
- a CDS encoding rRNA-processing protein EFG1, which codes for MAKAHSSGVDISGVIGQGSSKIKKKIRDITRLLKRDNLASNVRIENERALEALKSELATVQTNLKAKKLAQRYHKVRFFERKKAVRRYKKALKELKELEAKDGDPKAIKKEIKKQKKVVRHCEVDLAYVLNFPKTEKYIALYPANTDTSGLSEKALRGIQKTEAKRTEYRKKFGELLDSGKLEVSLEDGIKIINKETIDWRPEQAETAADQKQTTQDDEFFD